TCTTTGACTTTTCACCTGAGCGTATTTTGAGAGAAGCCGAGCTCTTTGGCTTTTCACCTGAGCGTATTTTGAAGGAAGCCGAGCTCTTTGGCTTTTCACCTGAGCGTATTTTGAGGGAAGCCGAGCTCTTTGGCTTTTCACCTGAGCGTATTTTGAGAGAAGCTGAGCTCTTTGACTTTTCACCTGAGCGTATTTTGAGGGAAGCCGAGCTCTTTAGCTTCTCACCTGAGCGAATTTTGAGAGAAGCCGAGCTCTTTGCCTTCTCACCTGAGCGAATTTTGAGAGAAGCCGAGCTCTTTGACTTCTCACCCGAGCGAATTTTGAAGGAAGCCGAGCTCTTTTCCTCCTCACCCAAGCGTGGCTTGAGAAAAGCTGAGCTTTCTTCTCTCCGATCTTAGCGTTTTTCTTATACTTAAATAAAAGCATCTTCGTCCGTAACATGACGAGATGCTTTTTTCTTAATCAAAATACTTTACGTAATTACAATATTGATCTTGTTTCATATGAAGATTTTCGTATAGCTTCCGTGCATTAATATTATCAGCGGCTGTTTGAAGTGTGACATAACGAGCGGATTGCTGCTCACAATATTGAAATACCTTTTGCATTAATGCTGTGCCCACCCCTTGGCCTCTTGCATCTTCCTTCACATATATATCATTTAAAATATATGCACGCTGTAAAGCAATGGAAGAAAAAGTAGGATATAATTGCGTAAATCCAACCGCCTTGTCATTCTCTACAGCCATAAAAATAACGGATTCCTTTAAGGCCATTCGTAATTGTAAAAATGCCTTTGCACTGCTTTGATCTGATTCAATCCCATAGAATTGGCGGTATTCATTAAAAAGCATTGCTACCTCTTCTAATTCATTCATAGTTGCTTGAAATATGTCCATGCTACTCTCCCCTTATGTCTACCCATGATTGTCAAAAAATATGAATCTAGCTCTCATTATAAAGGAAATAATGGGATAAAGAAAAGAATTCTCCACTAATTCGAGCAAGTCTCACATTAAAGGGGCTTTTCCTGTAAATATTCAGCAACCTTTTTCACTATATGCTTCCAATTTAATTCTGTTCTTGCAAACGCTTGGAGCTGCTCACATGTATCTGCTAGTAATTGCTCCTGCTTTGTTACTTGCTTTAATGTTTGTGCTACACTTTCCCAATCATGTGTTGGGTGAATCGTACCAAATCGTTGATGATGGGTAATATCAGCGGCACCATCAACATCGGTCGTCACGATGTAACAGCCGTTTTTGGCTGCCTCTGCAAACACATGTGCATAGCACTCCACGAGAGAGGTTAAACAAAATATTTTAGCGCGCCTGTACTCCACTTCTAATTGTTCTTTATTATAAATAGGTCCTACCATAATTACTTTACTTCCTATTGGGCTTCCATCCGTAAGATTTCGTATTTCCTGCTTAAAATCCTCTGACATCGGACCCACTAAGCGCAGCTCCCAATCTGAGAGTTGTGCGGCTAAAAATGCTTTAACGGCTAACAAAGTCTGTTTCTCAGGAGCATCCAATCGACCTACCATCAGTATCCTATTTCTCTTCTCGGTAAACAAAACAGGCTCTGTTTGGAACAACTCATAATAACCATTTGTTACATGCTTAATATCCAAATTCAAAAACTCAATGATAGATTTTTGAATGGCTTCACATTCCGAGGAAAGAACATCGCAAAGCTGTAGCAATTCTGGAAAATATGGATAGGTTTTTAATCGATTTAGCCAAAAACGATTCACATCTAATTTCATGTAAATCTTGCCATTTGGATGACAATTTTTATAGGTTTTTAAGATGGATAAATAAGAAGGATACGGACCTATAGCAAAAACAATATCAATTTCCTCGGCATGCTCCTTTAAATAGTTATTCATATTTGCCACATAATCATCTTCAAAAGGAATGTGCTGAAAGGTTACAGCTGGAAAGGTCTCTTTCAACAAGGCTTCATTTATTTCAGTCGTTAAAATTGTAACATCATAGCCTAAGTATTCCCCTAATAAAATTGGAACAAGACAAAGATCTTTGAAAATATGTGCATCGGAAAGCTTGTAGGATTCCACGCTACAAATAAAAGCAATTTTTTTCGACATACTATCCCCCTTAAATGGCGTGCTCTCCCTACTTTATGAACTAGTCATTATGAATGTGAACAGATTAGTAGGCTCAGGAAAAATGAATAACATCGCCTCTAGCAAATAGGCAACTCCTTTTTGTATTCTCTCTCTTATTAAAGTAAGCAATTGCCTATGAAGTAACTCTCTACAATGCATATTGTAATAAAGAATCCTTTACAATAGCATCCTTGCAAAAAGCCAGCAAAGTACAAATCCAAAAGAATTGAGGGTTTCCATGAAAATTAGCTTCTTATCCCCTGCCTATAATAGTGCGGAGTGGATTGTAACAATGCTTGACAGTATTCCAAAAGAATATGCCTATGAAATTATCGTTTGTGATGACGGCTCTACGGATCATACTTTAGCACTATTAAAAGACTATCAAAAAGGCTGTCCTGCCTTAAAAATTATTGCCCACCCACGTAATCTAGGAGCTAGTGTAGCTTACAACCGCTGTATTGAAGAGGCTACAGGCGATTATATTGCCATCATCGATAGTGATGATCATTATTTGCCCGCTATACGTAATGTGTTAGCACAGGTAGATGGTCAATATGATATTTATTATTACAACATGCTAACAAAGGCTGGTTATGCATTTATAAAAGATGACTCCAATCGTTATACATTACCTGGACAATTTAAAATTATTCGAAGAAGTTTAATAGGAGATGCGAAATTTACTATAAGAAAAGATATTGCTGGGGATTGGGATTTTAATTGTGCCTTAATGGATAAAAACCCCACTAGTAAATATACAAATGAATTAGCCTATTGGTATAACTTTCCGAGAGAAAATTCTGAATATGATTTACACCGAAGAGGCTTAAAATAACAGCATTTTCAAAATTGATTGAGGAGGTGTGACAGTCAAAACAATGTTTAAAGATAAAATTTTGCTAATCACCGGGGGCACTGGCTCTTTTGGCAATGCGGTATTAAAAAAGTTTTTAAATACCGACATTCAAGAAATTCGTATTTTCTCTAGAGATGAGAAAAAACAAGATGATATGCGTAAGCTCTATCAGCATCCTAATCTTAAATTTTTTATTGGGGATGTACGAGATATTCAAAGCATCCATAATGCAATGTATAATGTCGATTATGTTTTTCATGCCGCTGCTCTTAAGCAAGTTCCTTCCTGCGAATTCTTTCCTTTAGAGGCTGTGAAAACAAATATTCTAGGAACAGATAATGTATTAACCGCTGCTATTCAAGCTGGTGTACAAAAAATTATTTGCTTATCTACGGATAAAGCTGCCTATCCTGTTAATGCGATGGGCATTTCCAAGGCGATGATGGAAAAAACCTTAATTGCTAAATCAAGAATGGTTCATCAAGATCAAACATTGATCTGCGGTACACGATATGGCAATGTCATGGCTTCACGAGGCTCTGTCATTCCTTTATTTATCGAACAAATTAAATCTGGTAAGCCTTTAACCATTACAGACCCAAAAATGACGCGCTTTATGATGACCCTTGATGAAGCGGTAGAATTAGTTTTATACGCCTACCATCATGCTGAGAACGGAGATATTATGGTACAAAAATCTCCAGCAGCCTATATCGAGAATTTAGCTCAAGCGTTACTAGAAATTTTCCAAGCTCAGAATAGCATACAAACAATTGGAACACGACATGGAGAAAAGCTGTATGAGGTGTTATTAACAAAGGAAGAGGCCGCAAAAGCCATCGATATGGGCAATTTTTATAGAATCCCTGCCGATAATCGCGATTTAAATTATGGAAAGTATTTAGAAGAAGGCTCGCCGAAAATAACATTATCGAATGAGTACAACTCTAATAATACAAAAATACTGACAGTAGCTGAAATAAAAGAAAAGTTACTAAAGCTCACTCTTCTGCAAGAAGAACTACAACATTGGACGGGAGGAAAGCCTTGAAATATTTAGTGCTTGGTGCTACTGGAATGGCAGGTCACATCATTTCCATCTATTTGAGTGAGCAAGGGCATGATGTGACAACCTATTCTAGAACTGCCTTTTCATATGGAAGAAATAGAACCGGGGATATAACAGATCCTATTTTTTTATGTTCACTTTTACTAGATGATACCTATGATGTTGTCATCAATTGTATTGGTATGCTTAATAATGCCTGTGAGATGAATCAGAAGGAAAGTATCTATGTCAATAGCTATTTACCACATGCCATTGTTTCCTTATTGGAAAATCGTCAAACGAAGCTTATTCATCTAAGCACGGATTGCGTATTCTCAGGAAAGGCGCCTCCCTATCAGGAAAATAGCCTGCGTGATGGGGAAACCTTTTATGATCGTACAAAGGGATTAGGAGAAATCGAAAATCCAAAACACTTAACATTGCGTAATTCTATTATTGGACCCGATATGAAGGTGGATGGTATTGGCCTCTTCAACTGGTTTATGAAACAGCAAAACATGATGAACGGCTATACTGGCGCGATTTGGACGGGAGTTACTACTCTTGCTCTAGCAAAGGCGATAGAGCGTGCACCATCTGAAGGAATAACAGGCATCTATCACCTCGTTAACAATCAGAGTATTTCAAAGTACGATCTTTTGCAGCTATTCAATAAACACTTTAAGGACAATCAGGCAACCATCCAT
This genomic stretch from Lysinibacillus pakistanensis harbors:
- a CDS encoding GNAT family N-acetyltransferase translates to MDIFQATMNELEEVAMLFNEYRQFYGIESDQSSAKAFLQLRMALKESVIFMAVENDKAVGFTQLYPTFSSIALQRAYILNDIYVKEDARGQGVGTALMQKVFQYCEQQSARYVTLQTAADNINARKLYENLHMKQDQYCNYVKYFD
- a CDS encoding glycosyltransferase family 4 protein is translated as MSKKIAFICSVESYKLSDAHIFKDLCLVPILLGEYLGYDVTILTTEINEALLKETFPAVTFQHIPFEDDYVANMNNYLKEHAEEIDIVFAIGPYPSYLSILKTYKNCHPNGKIYMKLDVNRFWLNRLKTYPYFPELLQLCDVLSSECEAIQKSIIEFLNLDIKHVTNGYYELFQTEPVLFTEKRNRILMVGRLDAPEKQTLLAVKAFLAAQLSDWELRLVGPMSEDFKQEIRNLTDGSPIGSKVIMVGPIYNKEQLEVEYRRAKIFCLTSLVECYAHVFAEAAKNGCYIVTTDVDGAADITHHQRFGTIHPTHDWESVAQTLKQVTKQEQLLADTCEQLQAFARTELNWKHIVKKVAEYLQEKPL
- a CDS encoding glycosyltransferase family 2 protein is translated as MKISFLSPAYNSAEWIVTMLDSIPKEYAYEIIVCDDGSTDHTLALLKDYQKGCPALKIIAHPRNLGASVAYNRCIEEATGDYIAIIDSDDHYLPAIRNVLAQVDGQYDIYYYNMLTKAGYAFIKDDSNRYTLPGQFKIIRRSLIGDAKFTIRKDIAGDWDFNCALMDKNPTSKYTNELAYWYNFPRENSEYDLHRRGLK
- a CDS encoding polysaccharide biosynthesis protein, giving the protein MFKDKILLITGGTGSFGNAVLKKFLNTDIQEIRIFSRDEKKQDDMRKLYQHPNLKFFIGDVRDIQSIHNAMYNVDYVFHAAALKQVPSCEFFPLEAVKTNILGTDNVLTAAIQAGVQKIICLSTDKAAYPVNAMGISKAMMEKTLIAKSRMVHQDQTLICGTRYGNVMASRGSVIPLFIEQIKSGKPLTITDPKMTRFMMTLDEAVELVLYAYHHAENGDIMVQKSPAAYIENLAQALLEIFQAQNSIQTIGTRHGEKLYEVLLTKEEAAKAIDMGNFYRIPADNRDLNYGKYLEEGSPKITLSNEYNSNNTKILTVAEIKEKLLKLTLLQEELQHWTGGKP
- a CDS encoding SDR family oxidoreductase gives rise to the protein MKYLVLGATGMAGHIISIYLSEQGHDVTTYSRTAFSYGRNRTGDITDPIFLCSLLLDDTYDVVINCIGMLNNACEMNQKESIYVNSYLPHAIVSLLENRQTKLIHLSTDCVFSGKAPPYQENSLRDGETFYDRTKGLGEIENPKHLTLRNSIIGPDMKVDGIGLFNWFMKQQNMMNGYTGAIWTGVTTLALAKAIERAPSEGITGIYHLVNNQSISKYDLLQLFNKHFKDNQATIHACQLLNVDKTLINTRNDFSFVVPSYEEMVIEMKHWVEAHKDLYPHYFN